The Hippea alviniae EP5-r region ATCCAGACGATTGAAAAAAGACAAGGGCTAAAGATAGGTTGTATTGAAGAGATAGCTTACTTAAACGGCTGGATAAATAAAGAACAGCTAAGAAAGCTTGCTGAGCCACTATTAAAGAGCGGGTATGGGGAATATTTACTAAAAGTTATAAATGGTGAATTTTGAATTGCAAATTATGAGTTGCGAGTTTTGAGTTATGAATGTTAGTGTTTAGTTGAAAAAAAGGAGACAAAGACAATGAGATTTATAAAAACTGAGATAGAAGGTGTTGTTATAATAGAACCCAAGGTGTTTGGCGATGATAGAGGCTATTTCATGGAAACCTTTAGACAAGATTTATTTGAAAAAAATGTTGCAAAGATAAACTTTGTGCAAGACAATGAATCAAAAAGCAAAAAGGGTGTTTTGAGAGGTCTCCACTATCAACTTCCACCTTATGCCCAAAGTAAACTTATAAGAGTAATCAAAGGCAAAATACTTGATGTTGCTGTGGATATAAGGAGAAACTCTCAGACTTTTAAAAAATATATGGCTGTTGAGTTGAGTGATGAAAACAAAAGACAGCTCTTTATTCCACAAGGTTTTGCCCATGGTTTTTTAGTTTTAAGCGACGAAGCAATCGTTGTCTATAAGGTTGATAACTATTACTCTCCAAAACACGATAAAAGCATCAGATTCGATGACCCAGAGATAAACATAGATTGGCAGTTTCCAAAGGATAAAATTATAGTATCAGACAAAGACAGAAATGCTCCATATTTGAAGGATGCAGAGATATTTGAATAGTTATGAATTATGAGTTTTGAATTATGAATGAAGCAAGGATTTTGGTCACTGGCAGCAGTGGGCAACTTGGGGGAGAATTGCATAGGTTAATTATGAATCATGAGATAGGAGTTATAAATGGAGAAAAGAGTAATTCAACACTCAAAACTCAAAATTCAAAATTCTACTTCACTGACATTGACGAGTTAGATATCACAAAAGAAGACAAAATCAAGGAATTTATAGATAAGAGCAATGTAAACGTGATAATAAACTGTGCTGCATATACGGCTGTTGATAAGGCTGAAGAAGAGAAAGAGTTAGCAGACTTAATAAATCATAAAGCTGTTGAATACCTTGCAAAAGTCTCAAAGGAGTATGGTATATTTCTTATTCACATCTCAACAGACTATGTGTTTGATGGCAAAAACTATAGACCATACACAGAAGATGACAAAACCAACCCACAGAGTGTTTATGGATTGACAAAACTAAAAGGTGAAGAAGCATTAATTAACTCAGAAGCAAAAGGAGTCATAATAAGAACATCTTGGTTATGCTCTTCGTTTGGCCATAACTTTGTCAAAACGATGCTAAAGCTTGCACAAACAAGAAAGGAGCTAAATGTTGTCTATGACCAGGTAGGAACACCAACTTATGCAAGAGACCTTGCATCAGCCCTGCTGACAATTATGAATTATGAATTGGGAATTATGAACGAAAAGGATGGTAATGTAATTCAAAACTCAACACCTAACCTTCATAACTCTGTAAGGGTTTACCATTACAGCAACGAAGGTGTTTGTAGTTGGTATGATTTTGCAAAAGCAATATTTGAAATAAAAGGTATAGACATAAGAGTTAATCCAATAGAAACAAAGGATTATCCCACACCAGCAAAAAGGCCACACTATAGTGTGCTAAATAAAGCAAAAATAAAGAGAGATTTTGGTATTGAGATACCCTATTGGAGAGACAGTTTGAAGAGAATGCTAAGTGAAACAAAAGGAGACAGCAATGAATAATTTAATTTCTATCCTAATAACTGGCGGTGCAGGATTTATAGGCAGCAA contains the following coding sequences:
- the rfbD gene encoding dTDP-4-dehydrorhamnose reductase, whose translation is MNEARILVTGSSGQLGGELHRLIMNHEIGVINGEKSNSTLKTQNSKFYFTDIDELDITKEDKIKEFIDKSNVNVIINCAAYTAVDKAEEEKELADLINHKAVEYLAKVSKEYGIFLIHISTDYVFDGKNYRPYTEDDKTNPQSVYGLTKLKGEEALINSEAKGVIIRTSWLCSSFGHNFVKTMLKLAQTRKELNVVYDQVGTPTYARDLASALLTIMNYELGIMNEKDGNVIQNSTPNLHNSVRVYHYSNEGVCSWYDFAKAIFEIKGIDIRVNPIETKDYPTPAKRPHYSVLNKAKIKRDFGIEIPYWRDSLKRMLSETKGDSNE
- the rfbC gene encoding dTDP-4-dehydrorhamnose 3,5-epimerase; amino-acid sequence: MRFIKTEIEGVVIIEPKVFGDDRGYFMETFRQDLFEKNVAKINFVQDNESKSKKGVLRGLHYQLPPYAQSKLIRVIKGKILDVAVDIRRNSQTFKKYMAVELSDENKRQLFIPQGFAHGFLVLSDEAIVVYKVDNYYSPKHDKSIRFDDPEINIDWQFPKDKIIVSDKDRNAPYLKDAEIFE